A window from Primulina huaijiensis isolate GDHJ02 chromosome 11, ASM1229523v2, whole genome shotgun sequence encodes these proteins:
- the LOC140988578 gene encoding dirigent protein 22-like, with translation MVNLIAVILMLSPLMVSIPNSYARKQWPNGELEWFQNICSGKEEVAEVRFFVQDVLSGEKPTVYEVAKASITANSTTTFGQVRVLDDLLTAGPDKDSEKLGRAQGLITSADLETSALAMYLNFVFTSGQYNGSTISILGRNQIMNVKRELPVVGGTGIFRMARGYAITNTYSYDPYTNYGVLEYNIYVSYVNKSRKSLLSSA, from the coding sequence ATGGTCAACCTAATAGCCGTGATCTTAATGCTTTCCCCATTGATGGTATCAATACCAAATTCTTATGCCAGAAAACAATGGCCAAATGGAGAGTTAGAATGGTTTCAAAACATATGCAGTGGGAAAGAAGAGGTAGCCGAGGTACGTTTCTTTGTTCAAGACGTCCTAAGTGGCGAAAAACCAACCGTGTACGAGGTTGCGAAAGCTTCCATCACTGCGAATTCAACGACCACGTTCGGCCAAGTTAGAGTGTTGGATGATCTGCTTACAGCCGGGCCTGATAAAGATTCGGAGAAACTAGGAAGGGCTCAAGGTCTGATCACTTCCGCTGACTTGGAGACCTCGGCTTTAGCCATGTATCTTAACTTTGTTTTTACGTCTGGCCAGTATAATGGAAGTACGATCTCCATTTTAGGAAGGAATCAGATAATGAACGTTAAGCGTGAGCTGCCCGTGGTAGGCGGCACCGGAATATTCCGCATGGCGCGTGGATATGCTATCACCAACACTTATTCGTACGACCCTTATACGAACTACGGTGTTTTAGAATATAACATTTATGTTTCTTACGTCAACAAATCCAGAAAAAGCTTGCTGTCAAGTGCATAA